The Vibrio pomeroyi genome window below encodes:
- a CDS encoding Lrp/AsnC family transcriptional regulator: protein MKQKESTKEVLDDTDIAILGHIQQDGRMSNSKLAEKVNLSETPCWRRWKRMEETGYIDGYAAKLNRKKLGFHVAGFTLVTLGNHEVENTEPFEEFVAVTDWIPMCHCIAGGADYMVQVLAKDLEEYFERISSIRRVKGVSAIQSNISVKELKNSYQLPLED from the coding sequence ATGAAACAGAAAGAATCCACTAAAGAAGTGTTAGATGACACAGATATCGCCATCTTAGGACATATCCAACAAGACGGTCGCATGAGCAACAGTAAGCTCGCCGAGAAGGTAAACCTCAGTGAAACCCCATGTTGGCGTCGTTGGAAACGCATGGAAGAAACAGGCTATATCGACGGTTATGCTGCCAAACTCAATCGCAAGAAATTAGGCTTTCATGTGGCAGGTTTTACCTTAGTCACACTAGGCAACCACGAGGTTGAAAACACAGAACCATTCGAAGAGTTTGTTGCCGTTACCGATTGGATTCCGATGTGTCACTGTATTGCAGGCGGTGCCGACTACATGGTGCAAGTGTTAGCAAAAGATTTGGAAGAGTACTTTGAGCGTATTAGCTCGATTCGACGAGTGAAAGGCGTGAGTGCCATTCAATCCAACATCTCAGTGAAAGAACTGAAAAACAGCTATCAACTCCCTCTTGAGGACTAA
- a CDS encoding LysE family translocator produces the protein MSSQLMLAFLLFSTSIAITPGAGNIALLGISSRYGFAATLPFISGNAFGIIIVLAGSSVGLVSLFTLYPELYNILKYAGAAYLLFMAWSIANMQIEESTTDNRSGFVSGVLVQVLNPKGWIASLTVFSQFITPNADYLIQVVTIIAGMVITGVPCMLVWAYCGTMLKKLLQSPKQMMVVNRCLGGSLALVVAFMLYQPA, from the coding sequence ATGAGCTCTCAATTAATGCTGGCGTTCTTGCTATTTTCAACATCGATTGCAATTACACCTGGGGCAGGGAATATCGCATTACTTGGGATTTCAAGTCGTTATGGGTTTGCTGCAACTTTGCCTTTTATCTCTGGAAACGCTTTTGGCATCATCATCGTACTGGCAGGATCCAGTGTCGGTTTGGTGAGCCTATTCACTCTTTACCCAGAGCTATACAACATTTTGAAGTACGCGGGCGCAGCTTATTTGCTGTTCATGGCATGGTCGATTGCCAATATGCAAATCGAAGAGAGCACCACCGATAACCGTTCGGGCTTTGTGTCGGGTGTGTTGGTTCAGGTGTTGAACCCTAAAGGTTGGATTGCTTCGTTAACTGTGTTTTCTCAGTTCATCACTCCGAACGCAGACTATCTGATTCAAGTGGTGACCATTATAGCAGGCATGGTGATCACGGGCGTACCGTGCATGTTGGTGTGGGCGTATTGCGGCACTATGCTTAAAAAGCTGCTTCAATCACCAAAACAGATGATGGTGGTAAACCGTTGTTTGGGCGGAAGCCTCGCACTGGTGGTTGCCTTTATGCTTTATCAACCAGCATAA
- the ahpF gene encoding alkyl hydroperoxide reductase subunit F: MLDQAMKQQLKAYLENLKTNVQLVLSLDDSDTANKLQDLANDIASLTDKIEVTRDDSASTRSPIMQVVNQEKGTAIGFAGLPMGHEFTSLVLALLHSGGHPIKLEADVIEQIKELDQELNVEIFISLSCQNCPEVVQAFNMMSAINPLVKTTMIDGAAFQEEVKSRDIMAVPSVFINGELFGQGRMSLAEILNKVDSGAAEKKAANLNQQAPFDVLVVGGGPAGSSAAIYAARKGIRTGVVADRFGGQVMDTMAIENFISVKATTGPKLVASLEEHVKEYGVEVMTEQRAANIIAAEDTEDGYIHVELESGATLRARTVITSTGARWREMNVPGEQEYRNKGVAYCPHCDGPLFKGKKTAVIGGGNSGIEAAIDLAGIVEHVTVLEFADTLRADQVLIDKANATPNIEIIKMAQTTQVLGDGNRVTGLEYKDRNTDELKQIELAGIFVQIGLMPNSEWLKGSKVELSPRGEIEINAHGATSMKGVFAAGDVTTVPYKQIIIAMGEGAKASLGAFDHLIRNSAPVQEAETA, translated from the coding sequence ATGTTAGATCAAGCAATGAAGCAGCAGCTAAAAGCATACCTAGAAAACCTAAAAACCAATGTTCAGTTAGTGCTGAGCCTTGATGACAGCGATACCGCAAACAAACTTCAAGACCTAGCGAATGATATCGCCTCTCTCACAGACAAAATTGAAGTGACTCGTGATGACAGCGCAAGCACTCGAAGCCCTATCATGCAGGTCGTGAACCAAGAGAAAGGCACTGCGATCGGTTTCGCCGGTCTACCAATGGGTCACGAGTTCACATCATTGGTACTGGCACTGCTTCACAGTGGTGGTCACCCTATCAAGCTTGAAGCTGACGTTATCGAGCAAATTAAAGAATTAGATCAAGAACTTAATGTAGAGATTTTCATCTCACTATCGTGCCAAAACTGTCCAGAAGTGGTTCAGGCGTTCAACATGATGTCGGCGATTAACCCTCTGGTTAAGACAACCATGATCGATGGCGCTGCATTCCAAGAGGAAGTGAAGTCTCGCGATATCATGGCGGTACCAAGCGTATTCATTAATGGTGAACTATTTGGTCAAGGCCGTATGTCATTGGCTGAAATCCTTAACAAAGTTGATTCAGGCGCAGCTGAAAAGAAAGCTGCAAACCTAAACCAACAAGCACCGTTTGATGTGTTAGTTGTCGGTGGTGGCCCTGCAGGTTCTTCAGCAGCTATCTACGCAGCACGTAAAGGCATTCGCACAGGTGTGGTTGCTGACCGATTCGGTGGTCAAGTAATGGACACCATGGCGATTGAGAACTTTATCTCAGTGAAAGCAACAACGGGTCCTAAGTTGGTGGCTAGCCTAGAAGAGCACGTAAAAGAGTACGGTGTTGAAGTGATGACTGAGCAGCGCGCTGCAAACATCATTGCGGCAGAAGACACAGAAGACGGTTACATCCACGTTGAGCTAGAGAGCGGCGCAACACTACGAGCTCGCACCGTCATCACAAGTACGGGTGCACGCTGGCGTGAAATGAACGTTCCGGGTGAACAAGAGTACCGCAACAAAGGTGTTGCTTACTGCCCACACTGTGACGGCCCACTGTTCAAAGGTAAGAAAACTGCGGTTATCGGCGGTGGTAACTCAGGTATTGAAGCAGCAATTGACCTAGCAGGCATCGTGGAGCATGTAACCGTGCTTGAGTTTGCAGACACACTGCGCGCTGACCAAGTGCTGATCGACAAAGCAAACGCAACGCCAAACATCGAAATCATCAAGATGGCTCAAACCACACAAGTATTGGGTGATGGCAACCGCGTAACCGGTCTGGAATACAAAGACCGCAATACGGATGAACTTAAACAGATCGAACTAGCAGGTATCTTTGTTCAAATCGGCCTAATGCCAAACAGCGAATGGTTGAAGGGTTCGAAAGTTGAGCTCTCACCACGCGGTGAAATTGAAATTAACGCTCATGGCGCAACATCAATGAAAGGTGTATTCGCAGCGGGTGACGTAACAACCGTACCTTACAAGCAGATCATCATTGCGATGGGTGAAGGTGCTAAAGCAAGTTTAGGTGCATTTGACCACCTAATCCGTAACTCAGCTCCGGTTCAAGAGGCTGAAACCGCTTAA
- the ahpC gene encoding alkyl hydroperoxide reductase subunit C: MINTEIKPFNATAFKNGEFVEITEQDVKGKWAVFFFYPADFTFVCPTELVDLQEKYAELQSRGVEVYSVSTDTHFSHKAWHDTSDKIGTIEYFMVGDQTGTITNNFNVMREGQGLADRATFLIDPEGVIQAMEITAEGIGRDAEDLLRKVKAAQYVAANPGEVCPAKWKEGEETLAPSLDLVGKI, translated from the coding sequence ATGATCAACACAGAAATCAAACCATTCAACGCAACAGCATTCAAAAACGGCGAGTTCGTAGAAATCACTGAGCAAGACGTTAAAGGCAAGTGGGCAGTGTTCTTCTTCTACCCAGCAGACTTCACTTTCGTATGTCCAACTGAGCTAGTTGACCTGCAAGAAAAATACGCAGAGCTTCAATCTCGCGGTGTAGAAGTTTACTCAGTATCAACTGACACGCACTTCTCTCACAAAGCTTGGCACGATACTTCTGACAAAATCGGTACTATCGAATACTTCATGGTAGGCGACCAAACAGGCACTATCACAAACAACTTCAACGTAATGCGTGAAGGTCAAGGTCTAGCAGACCGTGCTACGTTCCTAATCGACCCTGAAGGCGTTATCCAAGCAATGGAAATCACAGCTGAAGGCATCGGCCGTGACGCTGAAGACCTACTACGCAAGGTTAAAGCAGCACAATACGTAGCGGCTAACCCAGGTGAAGTTTGCCCAGCTAAATGGAAAGAAGGCGAAGAGACACTAGCACCATCTCTAGACCTAGTAGGTAAGATTTAA
- a CDS encoding VOC family protein — protein sequence MKMNHVGIMVGDMDQAVEFYTKALGLRIVMNNTKVMEERESAIGRMCIAVFGEGFKGFNIAHLVTSDGIGVELFEMVDREERHNVDFSRLGIFHFCLQLPKEQFHSAIKRVEEFGGKVRMDIHRYHPEDELKQAQMVYLEDPFGNLFEFYSHSYEDTYATDYE from the coding sequence ATGAAAATGAATCACGTAGGCATCATGGTAGGCGACATGGACCAAGCAGTAGAGTTTTACACTAAGGCTCTAGGTCTAAGAATCGTAATGAACAACACTAAAGTGATGGAAGAGCGCGAATCGGCAATCGGCCGTATGTGTATCGCTGTATTTGGCGAAGGCTTCAAAGGCTTCAACATTGCTCACCTAGTAACTTCAGACGGTATCGGTGTTGAGCTGTTCGAAATGGTTGACCGTGAAGAGCGTCATAACGTTGATTTCTCTCGCCTAGGCATTTTCCACTTCTGTCTACAGCTTCCAAAAGAGCAGTTTCATTCAGCTATCAAGCGCGTTGAAGAGTTTGGCGGTAAAGTACGCATGGATATTCACCGTTACCACCCAGAAGACGAACTAAAACAAGCACAAATGGTTTACCTAGAAGACCCGTTTGGCAACCTGTTCGAATTCTACTCTCACTCATACGAAGATACATACGCGACTGATTACGAGTAA
- a CDS encoding fibrobacter succinogenes major paralogous domain-containing protein has product MVIAATSSANDINKELHQMTDTVQDAEGNTYRTVSIGEQVWLAESLRSTQFQDGSPVRSGAIPKDDQENLLKYGRLYNWHDVSDQRNLCPVGWRVATDEDWKKLELAIGMPEEEVHQNGWRGGKQNLGLQLKEAQADGLFSKVDPSIVNKQNFFARPAGVKWNGWYITEGAYTEFWTASSASDKKGIIRTLAYAWWNTHKGEIRRATSSKDYMFSIRCVKIEDQ; this is encoded by the coding sequence ATGGTTATTGCTGCCACATCATCGGCTAACGACATCAACAAAGAGTTACACCAAATGACGGATACAGTTCAAGACGCGGAAGGTAACACTTATCGCACCGTTAGTATCGGTGAACAGGTTTGGTTAGCGGAAAGCTTGAGAAGCACTCAGTTCCAAGATGGCAGCCCAGTAAGATCTGGCGCGATCCCAAAAGATGATCAAGAAAACCTATTAAAATACGGACGTTTATACAATTGGCATGACGTTTCAGATCAACGAAACCTTTGCCCAGTCGGCTGGCGAGTGGCCACCGATGAGGATTGGAAAAAGTTGGAGCTGGCCATCGGTATGCCTGAGGAAGAAGTACACCAAAATGGTTGGCGTGGCGGCAAGCAAAACTTAGGTTTGCAACTCAAAGAAGCTCAAGCAGATGGGCTCTTTTCCAAAGTAGACCCATCTATTGTCAATAAACAGAACTTCTTTGCTAGACCTGCAGGCGTAAAATGGAATGGTTGGTATATCACTGAAGGTGCTTACACCGAGTTTTGGACTGCGAGCAGCGCATCCGACAAAAAAGGGATTATCCGAACACTTGCTTACGCTTGGTGGAATACACATAAAGGTGAAATACGTAGAGCAACAAGTTCGAAAGACTATATGTTCTCAATTCGATGCGTAAAAATCGAAGACCAATAA